One window of the Mycobacterium xenopi genome contains the following:
- a CDS encoding sensor domain-containing protein: MRNEHVRYLTAAGAVAGICILAAGCGGGGHEGSVKSRPTTTKSKTAPPITEVGLKGLLLSADQVNAVMGASEMKVTRYRTQMSDDSATMEPKECLAVDGSAQEKVYAKSGYTAERDETLQEGDNFTHFVEQAVVLFPSAKQASAFVAASGLQWSACHQYTHTQSHTVWDVGPVSNTNGMLSTIATQQNANAPGWACGRALTARNNVVIDVNTCSADPKNTAVDIANQIAGRVPMT; the protein is encoded by the coding sequence ATGCGAAACGAACATGTGCGCTACCTGACGGCCGCAGGGGCCGTCGCGGGCATCTGCATTCTCGCCGCCGGGTGCGGCGGTGGCGGCCACGAAGGCAGCGTCAAGTCGCGGCCCACCACCACCAAGTCGAAGACGGCGCCACCGATTACCGAGGTTGGGCTGAAGGGGTTGTTGCTCAGCGCCGATCAGGTCAACGCCGTCATGGGCGCATCCGAGATGAAGGTGACGAGATACCGCACTCAGATGTCTGACGACAGCGCCACGATGGAGCCCAAGGAATGCCTGGCCGTCGATGGTTCAGCGCAGGAGAAGGTCTACGCCAAAAGCGGTTACACCGCTGAGCGGGATGAGACACTTCAGGAAGGCGATAACTTCACCCATTTCGTCGAGCAGGCCGTGGTGCTGTTTCCGTCCGCCAAGCAGGCCAGCGCCTTCGTCGCCGCATCCGGGCTCCAGTGGTCGGCCTGTCACCAGTACACCCACACCCAAAGCCACACGGTGTGGGATGTGGGGCCGGTATCCAACACCAACGGCATGTTGAGCACGATCGCGACCCAACAAAACGCCAACGCCCCTGGCTGGGCCTGCGGGCGGGCGCTGACAGCCCGCAACAACGTCGTCATCGATGTCAACACCTGCAGCGCCGACCCGAAGAACACGGCGGTCGACATCGCGAATCAGATCGCCGGCAGGGTACCCATGACGTAA
- a CDS encoding lipoprotein LpqV, with the protein MARSITATSLAYIDTVRWRRYRSLVWVTLAVVGFPMIASCASADRQDTAPPPATLEPLPATSPPPPGAIGVSPGGVTTKVDVPADSSQDEYALACRAAKQWMTSRGGDPHAQIEPYLATLQSPAAKPGKGTFNRPWAQLTPGQQAAVIVAVQAAADDQCG; encoded by the coding sequence ATGGCGCGCTCCATCACGGCAACCAGCCTTGCATACATTGACACCGTGCGCTGGCGTCGATATCGCTCACTGGTCTGGGTCACCCTTGCGGTCGTCGGGTTTCCGATGATTGCCAGCTGCGCCTCAGCCGACCGCCAGGACACCGCACCTCCGCCCGCCACATTGGAGCCCTTGCCGGCGACCAGCCCGCCGCCGCCCGGTGCCATCGGCGTCTCACCCGGCGGGGTCACCACCAAGGTCGACGTGCCCGCTGACTCGTCGCAGGACGAATACGCCCTGGCCTGCCGCGCCGCCAAGCAGTGGATGACCAGTCGTGGCGGCGACCCGCACGCGCAGATCGAGCCGTATCTGGCAACCCTGCAGTCGCCGGCCGCGAAGCCCGGCAAGGGCACGTTCAACCGGCCGTGGGCGCAGCTGACGCCGGGCCAGCAGGCGGCGGTGATCGTCGCGGTCCAAGCGGCCGCCGACGACCAGTGTGGCTGA
- a CDS encoding PPE family protein, which yields MDFGALPPEINSARMYAGPGAGPMLTAAAAWDGLAADLYATADSYQSVITGLTAGSWQGPASSAMAAAAAPYVTWMTATAAQCEQVANQARAAASAFEAAFAMTVPPPLIAANRAQLAALVATNFLGQNTAAIAATEAQYGEMWAQDAAAMYGYAGSSAAAATLAPFTPPQQNTNPSGPVAQAAAVAHAAGDSAATHVRTAMSPLSMMPQALHALASPSSSSPGLSQLAMGEAASMTTSGASAPASALAGLTGASGKGAVKGAGNGATFGANALAGLQSSMGADELGLIEDTVGLEIDAAAAGGLDGGGVGLDLIGVGIDFLGADELTESGGLGPLGALPPGSLGGLGGGTGLAPGAGLGGLGGLGGAGASASVGQAGSVGVLSVPQGWGDALSAGTMSQASAMPLPGSGLGSVAGASAGATGAPKMPVANLSGREFEGAIQQIGLRPKVIARSPMVG from the coding sequence ATGGATTTCGGCGCGCTGCCACCGGAGATCAATTCTGCCCGGATGTACGCCGGGCCGGGTGCAGGCCCGATGCTGACAGCCGCAGCCGCCTGGGACGGGCTGGCCGCCGACCTGTACGCGACCGCGGACTCCTACCAGTCGGTGATTACCGGCCTGACCGCTGGCTCCTGGCAGGGCCCGGCGTCCTCGGCGATGGCCGCAGCAGCGGCACCCTATGTGACCTGGATGACCGCCACCGCGGCCCAGTGCGAGCAGGTGGCTAACCAGGCCAGGGCGGCCGCGAGCGCATTCGAGGCCGCATTCGCGATGACGGTGCCGCCGCCGCTGATCGCCGCCAACCGTGCTCAGCTGGCGGCGCTGGTCGCGACGAATTTCCTCGGGCAAAACACTGCGGCGATCGCGGCCACCGAGGCCCAGTACGGCGAGATGTGGGCCCAGGATGCCGCCGCCATGTATGGCTATGCCGGCAGTTCGGCCGCGGCTGCGACCTTGGCGCCGTTCACGCCGCCGCAGCAGAACACCAACCCGAGCGGGCCGGTCGCCCAGGCCGCGGCCGTCGCCCACGCGGCCGGCGACTCGGCAGCTACCCATGTGCGCACGGCGATGTCACCGTTGTCGATGATGCCCCAGGCCCTGCATGCGCTCGCGTCCCCAAGCTCGTCGTCGCCGGGACTATCGCAGCTGGCGATGGGTGAGGCCGCCTCGATGACCACGTCGGGGGCGTCTGCCCCCGCTAGTGCCCTTGCGGGCCTGACCGGCGCATCGGGCAAAGGAGCTGTCAAGGGTGCCGGGAACGGCGCGACATTTGGCGCGAATGCGCTGGCCGGTCTCCAGTCCAGCATGGGCGCCGACGAGTTGGGCCTGATCGAGGACACAGTGGGTCTGGAGATCGACGCGGCCGCCGCCGGTGGTTTGGACGGCGGCGGCGTCGGTTTGGACCTGATCGGTGTTGGAATTGACTTCCTGGGCGCCGACGAGCTCACCGAGTCGGGAGGCTTGGGACCTTTAGGAGCGCTGCCGCCTGGGTCGCTGGGCGGCTTAGGCGGTGGGACGGGGTTGGCACCCGGGGCAGGCTTGGGCGGCTTGGGCGGCTTGGGCGGTGCAGGGGCGTCGGCCAGCGTCGGTCAGGCCGGCTCGGTGGGCGTCTTGTCGGTGCCGCAGGGCTGGGGTGACGCGCTTTCGGCCGGGACCATGAGTCAGGCGAGCGCCATGCCGTTGCCGGGTAGCGGCCTGGGCAGTGTCGCGGGGGCGTCGGCAGGCGCGACTGGCGCGCCCAAGATGCCCGTTGCGAATCTGTCTGGGCGCGAATTCGAGGGCGCAATTCAGCAAATCGGCCTGCGCCCCAAAGTTATTGCGCGTTCACCGATGGTCGGATAG
- a CDS encoding YncE family protein: MGYLKRNWLGDDGSAVGTESTSQFAIVAGMAVHRGPISGIVASPDGDRLLLSNYRDHSVSIIDTGTWAGVRTITGINEPFTIAMSPADPRHAYLSTVSPAYDAIAVVDLETDSVVAAHPVALTVTDLAVDSDGRRIYVSRTAASGADVAVLDSATGRVEAIDIGARAGTTAGCLRITPDGLVYTATQRAAGGEVVVIDARRQRVVDTIEIGCAIRDIAISPDGATAYIASSGVGFGAVIDVVDTRSNKIISTRKLGETGALVTQLVLSSDGDRAYLVGEDRISVLCPLTQDVVATITVGRQPSCVAESPGGHYLYVGDYSGAVTVVSIDSAAAAPRLPGEDNRTRRSGLGRHALPQLEPALT; the protein is encoded by the coding sequence GTGGGTTATCTGAAACGCAATTGGCTTGGCGATGACGGGTCAGCCGTCGGCACGGAGAGCACGTCGCAGTTCGCGATCGTTGCCGGAATGGCCGTGCACCGCGGACCCATCAGCGGCATCGTCGCCAGCCCCGACGGTGATCGGCTGCTATTGAGCAACTACCGCGATCACAGCGTGTCGATCATCGACACCGGCACCTGGGCCGGGGTAAGGACGATCACCGGGATCAATGAACCGTTCACCATCGCCATGAGCCCCGCCGACCCCCGCCACGCTTACCTCAGCACGGTTTCACCGGCATACGACGCGATCGCGGTCGTTGACTTGGAGACCGACAGCGTCGTCGCCGCGCATCCGGTGGCCCTGACGGTGACCGACCTGGCGGTCGACAGCGACGGCAGGCGGATCTATGTGAGCCGAACCGCAGCGAGCGGCGCCGACGTCGCCGTCCTCGACAGCGCGACCGGTCGTGTTGAAGCGATCGACATTGGCGCGCGGGCGGGCACCACCGCCGGATGCCTGCGCATCACCCCGGATGGGCTTGTCTACACCGCCACCCAGCGGGCCGCTGGCGGCGAAGTCGTGGTGATTGACGCACGCCGGCAGCGCGTCGTCGACACCATCGAGATCGGTTGTGCCATCCGCGATATCGCGATCAGCCCGGACGGCGCTACGGCTTACATCGCCAGCAGCGGCGTGGGGTTCGGCGCGGTGATCGACGTCGTCGATACCCGCAGCAACAAGATCATCAGCACACGCAAGCTCGGCGAGACCGGGGCATTGGTCACGCAGCTGGTGCTCAGCAGCGACGGCGATCGCGCCTACCTCGTCGGTGAGGACAGGATCAGCGTGCTGTGCCCGCTGACGCAGGATGTCGTCGCCACCATCACCGTGGGCAGGCAGCCGTCGTGCGTAGCGGAAAGTCCGGGCGGCCACTACCTCTATGTCGGCGACTATTCCGGCGCGGTGACCGTGGTGTCGATCGACTCCGCTGCGGCGGCCCCGAGGCTGCCGGGCGAAGACAACCGCACGCGCCGCTCGGGGCTGGGTCGGCACGCACTGCCGCAGCTTGAGCCGGCGTTGACGTAA
- a CDS encoding DUF732 domain-containing protein: protein MNRRPAGCFAVAVSAALGLLGTGIAHADATDSSFLHALDQDGVTYQDPARIINYAKAVCDALHSGRPAAELVNRIQSENPKLTPQGARYFVADAVAHYCPDLNTAAKPGN from the coding sequence ATGAACCGACGACCGGCCGGGTGTTTCGCGGTCGCCGTGTCGGCGGCCTTGGGGTTGCTCGGCACCGGTATCGCGCATGCCGATGCGACCGACAGTTCGTTTTTGCACGCCCTCGACCAGGACGGCGTCACCTATCAAGACCCGGCACGGATCATCAACTACGCCAAAGCCGTCTGCGACGCGCTCCACTCCGGACGACCAGCAGCCGAGCTGGTCAACCGTATCCAATCGGAAAACCCGAAGTTGACCCCACAAGGCGCGAGGTATTTCGTCGCCGACGCCGTGGCCCACTACTGCCCCGACCTGAACACTGCTGCCAAGCCCGGCAACTGA
- a CDS encoding PE/PPE C-terminal domain-containing protein, whose protein sequence is MGGAVATNAVGPAGAVGARAAPVLASAGQASAVGGLSVPPSWAAETTPVSTGAPARLAGAGWTAATPDSAPAATVPAGMPSVASAGKTAGFGAPRYGVKPTVMPRPAVG, encoded by the coding sequence GTGGGCGGAGCGGTGGCGACGAATGCCGTCGGGCCGGCGGGCGCGGTTGGTGCCCGCGCGGCGCCGGTGTTGGCCAGCGCAGGTCAGGCCTCCGCGGTCGGCGGGTTGTCGGTGCCGCCCAGTTGGGCCGCAGAGACCACGCCAGTGTCAACCGGCGCCCCGGCGCGGCTGGCTGGCGCGGGTTGGACGGCCGCCACACCCGACAGCGCGCCCGCGGCGACGGTGCCGGCCGGGATGCCGTCGGTGGCCTCGGCTGGCAAAACCGCCGGATTCGGCGCACCGCGCTACGGCGTCAAACCCACGGTGATGCCGCGCCCGGCGGTCGGTTAG
- a CDS encoding class II glutamine amidotransferase, whose protein sequence is MCRLFGLHAGTNVVTATFWLLDAPDNLAAQSRRNPDGTGLGVFDGHGRPDVRKQPIAAWQDADFATEAHEMTGTTFVAHVRYATTGAHDVLNTHPFVQDGRIFAHNGVLEGLDVLDDRLREVGTADLVLGQTDSERMFALITASIRARGGDVSAGLIDAMQWLAANVPIYAVNVLLSTATDVWALRYPEAHELYLLDRREFVPGTGFHLRTNRIRARSEHLSAAPSAVFASEPMDDDPRWDLIAPGELVHVDAALQITRDMVLPHPPRYQLRRDDLSSAAQAAQHT, encoded by the coding sequence ATGTGTCGACTCTTCGGACTGCACGCCGGGACGAACGTCGTGACCGCCACGTTCTGGCTGCTCGACGCTCCCGACAACCTGGCCGCTCAGAGCCGGCGGAACCCGGACGGCACCGGGCTTGGGGTCTTCGACGGCCACGGCCGTCCCGACGTCCGCAAGCAGCCGATAGCGGCGTGGCAGGACGCCGATTTCGCCACCGAAGCCCACGAGATGACCGGCACCACCTTCGTCGCTCACGTGCGCTACGCAACAACCGGGGCGCACGACGTGCTCAACACCCATCCGTTCGTGCAGGACGGACGCATCTTCGCCCACAACGGTGTGCTTGAGGGTCTGGACGTGCTCGACGACCGGCTCCGCGAGGTCGGTACCGCGGACCTTGTGTTGGGCCAGACCGATTCGGAGCGGATGTTCGCGTTGATCACCGCGTCGATCCGCGCGCGTGGCGGTGATGTGTCGGCTGGCCTAATCGACGCCATGCAATGGCTGGCGGCCAACGTGCCGATCTATGCGGTCAACGTGCTGCTGAGCACGGCCACCGATGTGTGGGCCCTGCGTTACCCCGAGGCGCACGAGCTCTACCTGTTGGACCGCCGCGAATTTGTACCGGGTACGGGATTCCACTTGCGCACCAACCGAATTCGCGCACGCTCAGAGCACTTGAGCGCCGCTCCGTCGGCGGTGTTCGCCAGCGAGCCGATGGATGACGACCCGCGGTGGGACCTGATCGCGCCCGGGGAGCTCGTCCATGTCGACGCCGCACTGCAGATCACCCGCGATATGGTGCTCCCCCACCCGCCCCGCTACCAGCTGCGCCGCGACGACTTGAGTTCGGCGGCGCAGGCAGCGCAGCACACGTGA
- a CDS encoding WXG100 family type VII secretion target, with translation MPTRFMTDPDQMRAMAGRFDVHAQTVEDEARKMWASSVNIAGAGWSGSAQATSYDTMSQMNQAFRNIVNMLHGVRDGLIRDANNYEAQEQASQQILSS, from the coding sequence ATGCCAACTCGGTTTATGACCGATCCCGACCAGATGCGGGCGATGGCGGGCCGGTTCGACGTGCACGCCCAGACCGTGGAGGACGAGGCCCGCAAGATGTGGGCGTCGTCGGTCAACATTGCCGGTGCCGGCTGGAGTGGGTCTGCGCAGGCCACCTCCTACGACACGATGAGCCAGATGAATCAGGCGTTTCGCAACATCGTCAACATGCTGCACGGGGTGCGTGACGGGCTGATCCGCGACGCCAACAACTACGAGGCCCAAGAGCAGGCGTCCCAGCAGATCCTGAGCAGCTAG
- a CDS encoding patatin-like phospholipase family protein, which translates to MPVVDPVRSRAAFQPAALRVGSSPRPRVALALGSGGARGYAHIGVINELQERGYQIVGIAGSSMGALVGGLQAAGKLHEFADWARSLTQRAILRLLDPSITAAGVLRAEKILDAVRDILGDATIEQLPIPYTAVATDLLAGKSVWLQRGPVDEAIRASIAIPGVIAPHVVDGRLLADGGILDPLPMAPIAAVNADLTIAVSLSGSEADGAREPEPRATTEWLNRMVRSTSALFDANAARSLLDRPTARAVLSRFGASLPAPDDEPEIAAGEEPTDLAEAPAEVPKLGSFEVMNRTIDIAQAALARHTLAAYPPDLLIEVPRTVCRGLEFHRAAEVIEVGRTLAIDALDSLNVDDPAPPASES; encoded by the coding sequence ATGCCTGTCGTCGACCCGGTGCGCTCGCGCGCCGCATTCCAGCCGGCCGCGCTTCGGGTGGGCAGCTCGCCGAGGCCGCGCGTGGCACTGGCGCTGGGCAGCGGCGGTGCGCGCGGATACGCCCACATCGGAGTGATCAACGAGCTGCAGGAGCGCGGCTACCAGATCGTCGGGATCGCGGGTTCGTCGATGGGTGCGCTGGTGGGGGGTCTGCAGGCGGCGGGCAAGCTGCATGAATTCGCCGATTGGGCGAGGTCGCTGACGCAACGCGCCATCCTGCGGCTGCTGGACCCCTCGATCACCGCCGCCGGAGTGCTGCGGGCCGAAAAGATCCTCGACGCGGTGCGCGACATCCTCGGCGACGCCACCATCGAGCAGCTGCCGATCCCCTACACCGCGGTGGCCACCGACCTGCTGGCCGGCAAGTCGGTGTGGCTGCAGCGCGGTCCCGTCGACGAGGCCATCCGGGCTTCCATTGCGATTCCGGGCGTCATCGCACCGCACGTCGTCGACGGGCGGCTCTTGGCCGACGGCGGGATTCTCGACCCGCTGCCGATGGCCCCGATCGCCGCGGTCAACGCCGACCTGACCATCGCGGTGAGCTTGAGCGGCAGCGAGGCCGACGGCGCTCGCGAGCCGGAACCACGTGCCACCACCGAGTGGCTGAACCGGATGGTGCGCAGCACCTCGGCACTGTTCGACGCCAATGCCGCCCGGTCGCTGCTGGACCGGCCGACGGCGCGTGCGGTGCTCAGCCGGTTCGGCGCATCGCTTCCCGCACCCGATGACGAGCCGGAGATCGCGGCCGGCGAAGAGCCGACCGACCTTGCGGAGGCGCCGGCCGAGGTGCCGAAGCTGGGCAGCTTTGAGGTCATGAACCGCACTATCGACATTGCCCAGGCCGCGCTGGCGCGCCACACACTGGCTGCCTATCCGCCCGATTTGTTGATCGAAGTGCCCCGAACCGTCTGCCGCGGCTTGGAATTCCACCGGGCTGCCGAGGTGATCGAGGTCGGCCGCACACTGGCCATCGACGCGCTGGATAGCCTGAACGTCGACGACCCGGCTCCGCCGGCTAGCGAGAGCTGA
- a CDS encoding long-chain fatty acid--CoA ligase — MQSTMQQFPLTITAILRHASGVHGARKVTTATGDGYRECTYRELGQQAAQLAHALRGLGVTADQRVATFMWNNTEHLATYVAVPAMGAVLHTLNVRLFADQVVYIANEAEDQVVLVDTSLAPLLAPILSRLPTVHTVIAVGDGDTAPLEQAGKTVLRYTDVIAGEPTEFAWPDIDEYSAAAMCYTSGTTGHPKGVVYSHRSSFLHTMAACTANGIGVGSSDCVLPIVPMFHANAWGLPYAALMAGADLVLPDCHLDAGSLIDMIETLRPTVAGAVPTIWNDVLHYLAKDPDHDLSSLRVVACGGSAVPLSLMRTFEEKHGVQIRQLWGMTETSPMATMAWPPPGTPDEQHWPLRATQGQPVCGVEARIVDDDDNVLPNDGKAVGELEVRGPWIAASYYRGHDQSKFASGWLRTGDVGRIDERGFITLTDRAKDVIKSGGEWISSVELENYLIAHPDVVEAAVVGVPDERWQERPLAVAVLKEGVPPDAAELRKFLADKVARWWLPERWTFVDQIPRTSVGKYDKKAIRARYAENGYQVIEARE, encoded by the coding sequence ATGCAGAGCACCATGCAGCAATTCCCGCTGACGATCACCGCGATTCTGAGGCACGCCAGCGGCGTCCACGGCGCCCGCAAGGTCACTACCGCCACCGGCGACGGTTATCGGGAGTGCACTTACCGTGAGCTCGGCCAGCAGGCGGCCCAATTGGCGCATGCGTTACGCGGTCTGGGCGTCACCGCAGACCAGCGCGTCGCCACGTTCATGTGGAACAACACCGAGCACCTGGCAACCTATGTGGCGGTGCCGGCGATGGGTGCGGTGCTGCATACCCTCAACGTCCGGCTCTTCGCCGACCAGGTGGTCTATATCGCCAACGAGGCCGAAGACCAAGTCGTGCTGGTCGACACGTCGTTGGCACCACTGCTCGCCCCGATCCTGTCCCGCCTTCCGACGGTGCACACCGTGATCGCGGTCGGAGACGGAGACACCGCGCCCCTCGAGCAAGCCGGCAAGACCGTGCTGCGCTACACCGATGTCATCGCCGGCGAGCCGACCGAATTTGCCTGGCCGGACATCGACGAGTATTCAGCCGCCGCGATGTGCTACACCAGCGGCACCACCGGCCATCCCAAAGGCGTTGTCTACAGCCACCGTTCGAGCTTCCTGCATACCATGGCGGCCTGCACAGCCAACGGAATCGGCGTCGGGTCCAGCGATTGCGTGCTGCCGATAGTGCCGATGTTTCACGCCAACGCGTGGGGGCTGCCGTATGCGGCGCTGATGGCCGGCGCCGATCTGGTGCTGCCCGATTGCCACCTGGATGCTGGGTCGCTGATCGACATGATCGAGACGCTGCGGCCCACGGTCGCCGGTGCGGTCCCCACCATCTGGAACGACGTCCTGCATTACTTGGCTAAGGATCCCGACCACGACTTGTCGTCGCTGCGGGTGGTCGCCTGCGGCGGTTCGGCCGTCCCGCTTTCGCTGATGCGCACTTTCGAGGAAAAGCACGGCGTCCAGATCCGCCAGCTGTGGGGGATGACCGAAACATCGCCGATGGCCACCATGGCATGGCCCCCGCCTGGAACCCCGGACGAGCAGCATTGGCCGCTGCGCGCCACCCAGGGCCAACCCGTGTGCGGGGTGGAGGCCCGCATCGTCGACGACGATGACAACGTATTGCCCAATGACGGCAAGGCCGTCGGCGAGCTGGAGGTTCGTGGTCCGTGGATTGCCGCGTCCTACTACCGCGGGCACGACCAGTCGAAGTTTGCATCCGGATGGTTGCGGACCGGCGACGTGGGCCGCATCGACGAGCGGGGCTTCATCACGTTGACCGACCGGGCCAAGGACGTCATCAAATCAGGCGGGGAGTGGATCTCGTCGGTCGAGTTGGAGAACTACCTCATCGCGCACCCGGACGTGGTCGAGGCCGCGGTCGTCGGCGTACCCGACGAGCGCTGGCAGGAGCGGCCCCTGGCCGTTGCGGTGCTCAAAGAAGGTGTCCCTCCCGATGCCGCGGAGCTTCGAAAATTCCTGGCGGACAAAGTAGCTCGATGGTGGCTACCGGAACGGTGGACGTTCGTCGACCAGATTCCGCGCACCAGCGTGGGCAAGTACGACAAGAAGGCTATCCGGGCGCGCTACGCCGAGAACGGATACCAGGTCATCGAGGCGCGAGAGTAG
- a CDS encoding PPE family protein has product MDFGALPPEINSARIYAGPGSGPMTATAAAWNSLAAELATAASAYESVISSLTSEGWMGPSSVAMAAAAAPYVAWLNTTAAAAEHAAAQATASAAAYQTAFAMTVPPPVIAANRAQLAALVATNFLGQNTPAIMATEAHYGEMWAQDAAAMYGYASSSASAALLHPLTPPAPNTNPAGLAGQAAAAATAGTQTELSQLVASLPNTVQGLASPLAGSASASAGPGGFLSDFINSTQNIGIWNATQTYTGAAGNIGAWNMFAGIARGISSSGAGPGFPGGTAAPAGSEGVAASAGGSMLASAASPAAAGGAPVSAGMGRAATVGKLSVPATWSAATPTASTEAAFTASGWTSAAEETPPVATMPAAMPSVASASRGVTGFGAPRYGVKPTVVTRPVVAG; this is encoded by the coding sequence ATGGACTTCGGCGCGTTACCTCCGGAGATCAACTCCGCACGCATCTACGCCGGGCCAGGATCGGGCCCGATGACGGCCACCGCGGCCGCGTGGAACAGCCTGGCCGCTGAATTGGCTACCGCCGCATCGGCGTACGAGTCGGTGATCTCCTCGCTGACGAGCGAGGGTTGGATGGGCCCGTCGTCGGTGGCGATGGCCGCCGCGGCGGCGCCCTATGTGGCGTGGCTCAATACCACCGCCGCGGCCGCCGAGCACGCAGCCGCGCAGGCCACCGCCTCCGCAGCCGCCTACCAGACCGCGTTTGCGATGACGGTGCCGCCGCCGGTGATAGCAGCTAACCGGGCTCAGCTCGCCGCGCTCGTCGCGACGAACTTCCTCGGGCAGAACACTCCGGCGATTATGGCCACCGAGGCCCACTACGGCGAAATGTGGGCACAAGACGCGGCCGCCATGTATGGCTACGCGAGTTCCTCGGCGAGCGCCGCACTATTGCATCCGTTGACCCCGCCAGCGCCGAATACCAACCCTGCCGGGCTGGCCGGCCAAGCCGCCGCGGCCGCGACCGCCGGCACCCAGACCGAGTTGTCGCAGCTAGTTGCCAGCCTGCCCAACACCGTGCAAGGCCTGGCCTCCCCGCTGGCCGGATCGGCCTCCGCGTCGGCGGGTCCCGGTGGGTTTCTGTCAGATTTCATCAACTCCACACAAAACATCGGGATTTGGAACGCAACCCAGACCTACACCGGGGCGGCAGGAAACATCGGGGCTTGGAACATGTTTGCCGGCATCGCAAGAGGCATCAGTTCCTCGGGAGCCGGGCCAGGCTTTCCTGGCGGCACCGCCGCACCTGCCGGCTCGGAGGGCGTCGCGGCGAGCGCCGGCGGATCGATGCTGGCAAGCGCAGCCTCCCCAGCGGCCGCAGGTGGGGCACCGGTGTCAGCGGGCATGGGCCGGGCCGCCACCGTCGGCAAGCTCTCGGTGCCGGCCACGTGGTCGGCAGCCACCCCAACTGCCAGCACAGAGGCTGCATTCACCGCCTCAGGCTGGACCAGCGCCGCCGAGGAAACCCCGCCGGTGGCCACGATGCCGGCCGCCATGCCCTCGGTGGCTTCCGCCAGCCGCGGGGTGACCGGCTTCGGCGCTCCTCGCTACGGCGTCAAACCAACCGTGGTAACACGCCCGGTGGTCGCCGGCTGA
- a CDS encoding PE family protein: MTFGAGFVTTHPEGLLAATSDLGSVGAAMAAANAAAAAPTSGVIPAAADEVSALTAAQFAAHAARYQAVSAQAAAVHELFVRTLGTSAASYAATEAANAIAAS, encoded by the coding sequence GTCACCACGCACCCTGAAGGGCTGCTGGCAGCGACGAGTGATTTGGGCAGCGTCGGCGCTGCAATGGCCGCGGCAAATGCCGCCGCGGCCGCCCCGACCAGCGGGGTGATTCCGGCGGCGGCCGACGAAGTGTCGGCGCTGACTGCCGCCCAATTCGCCGCACACGCCGCCCGCTATCAGGCCGTGAGTGCCCAGGCGGCGGCGGTTCACGAGCTGTTCGTCAGGACCTTGGGCACCAGTGCCGCATCGTACGCCGCGACCGAGGCCGCCAACGCGATCGCAGCCAGCTAG
- a CDS encoding WXG100 family type VII secretion target produces MTINYQFGDVDAHGATIRAQAAALEAEHQAIIRDVLAAGDFWGGAGSTACQQFITELGRNFQVIYEQANAHGQKVQTASSNMASTDSAVGSSWA; encoded by the coding sequence ATGACCATCAACTACCAATTCGGCGACGTTGACGCTCATGGTGCCACGATTCGGGCGCAGGCGGCGGCGTTGGAGGCCGAGCATCAGGCGATCATCCGTGATGTGCTGGCCGCCGGTGACTTCTGGGGTGGTGCCGGGTCGACGGCGTGCCAACAGTTCATCACCGAGCTGGGCCGCAACTTCCAGGTGATCTACGAGCAGGCCAACGCCCACGGCCAAAAGGTGCAAACCGCCAGCAGCAACATGGCCAGCACCGACAGCGCCGTCGGCTCCAGCTGGGCCTAA